The Flavobacteriales bacterium genome contains the following window.
GTGGGGTGCACTGCTCATCGGCGCGCGATCGCTTCTGCGAAACGCTCCACTTCTTCCTCCGTGTTGTAGTAGTGCAGCGAGGCGCGCATGATGCTCTCGATGCCGCGCTCCTTCAGGTCGAGCCAGGCCCAATCGAAGTTGGTGACGCTGGTATTGATGCCTTGTGCGCGCAGCTTCAGCAGCAAGGCCTGCAGGTCGGCGCCTTCGATGGTGAAGGTGTTGATGCCGCTGGGGCGCGTGCCTTGGTCGCGCACCTGCACGCCGGGCAAGGCGTTCAGGCGTTCGCGCAGCAGCGTGGAAAGCCCCAGGATACGCGCTTCGATGTTGTCGAGGCCCCAGCCGAGCGCATGGTCCACGGCGGCACCCATGCCGAGGCGGTCGGCGATGTTGAACTCCATCACCTCGAAGCGGCGCGCGCCGGGCTGCCACTCGAACGTATCGCGACCGGTCCACTTGGCGGAGTGGATGTCGATGACCATGGGGTCGAGGCGGTCGAGCACCGCGCGGCGCACCACCATGAAGCCGGTGCCACGCGGCCCGCGCAGGAATTTGCGTCCTGCACCGGTGAGCATGTCGCAGCCGATGCGCGCAAAGTCCACCGGCATCTGGCCCACGGCCTGGCAGGCATCGAGGAGGTAGATGGCGTTGGAGGTCTTCACCGCAGCACCGACTTCCGCCACCGGGTTCACCTTGCCGTTGCTGTTGGTGATCTGCGTGATGGCCACCAGCTTCACCCGTTCATCGAGCATGCGCTTCAGGGCGTCCACGTCGATGAGGCCGTC
Protein-coding sequences here:
- a CDS encoding aminotransferase class V-fold PLP-dependent enzyme; protein product: MTITDLDVSRARALTPGCDNVIHFNNAGCGLMSQPVLDTVLEHTQLEARMGSYEAAAAKADALNAVYASFGKLLNCHADEVALTDGATQSWHRAFHSVPLGKGDRVLTANNEYNSNWLSLRRRCDQVGASLEVVPSDTDGLIDVDALKRMLDERVKLVAITQITNSNGKVNPVAEVGAAVKTSNAIYLLDACQAVGQMPVDFARIGCDMLTGAGRKFLRGPRGTGFMVVRRAVLDRLDPMVIDIHSAKWTGRDTFEWQPGARRFEVMEFNIADRLGMGAAVDHALGWGLDNIEARILGLSTLLRERLNALPGVQVRDQGTRPSGINTFTIEGADLQALLLKLRAQGINTSVTNFDWAWLDLKERGIESIMRASLHYYNTEEEVERFAEAIARR